One stretch of Musicola paradisiaca NCPPB 2511 DNA includes these proteins:
- the udp gene encoding uridine phosphorylase — translation MSDVFHLGLTKNDLQGATLAIVPGDPARVEKIARLMDNPVFLASHREFTSWRAELAGKAVIVCSTGIGGPSTSIAVEELAQLGVRTFLRVGTTGAIQPHIAVGDVLVTTAAVRLDGASLHFAPLEYPAVADFACTSALVDAAKEAGTTLHVGVTASSDTFYPGQERYDTYSGRVVRRFQGSMAEWQSMGVLNYEMESATLLTMCASQGLYAGMVAGVIVNRTQQEIPDAATMKQAESISVSVVLAAARKLLA, via the coding sequence ATGTCTGATGTGTTTCACCTCGGTTTAACAAAAAATGATTTACAGGGGGCGACGCTGGCGATTGTTCCTGGCGATCCGGCTCGGGTGGAGAAAATTGCCCGGCTGATGGATAACCCGGTTTTTCTGGCTTCGCATCGGGAATTCACGTCCTGGCGCGCCGAGTTGGCCGGTAAAGCGGTGATTGTCTGTTCCACCGGCATTGGCGGGCCTTCGACATCGATTGCCGTGGAGGAGCTGGCGCAGCTTGGCGTGCGCACGTTTCTGCGAGTCGGCACCACCGGCGCCATTCAGCCGCATATTGCGGTAGGGGATGTACTGGTGACTACCGCCGCCGTGCGTCTTGACGGCGCCAGCCTGCATTTTGCGCCGCTGGAGTACCCCGCTGTGGCGGATTTCGCCTGTACGTCTGCGCTGGTCGACGCCGCCAAAGAAGCCGGCACAACGCTGCATGTCGGCGTGACGGCCTCTTCTGATACGTTTTATCCGGGCCAGGAGCGTTACGATACTTACTCCGGCCGGGTCGTGCGTCGTTTTCAGGGCTCCATGGCGGAATGGCAGAGCATGGGCGTGCTGAATTATGAAATGGAATCCGCGACGTTGCTGACCATGTGCGCCAGCCAGGGGCTATACGCCGGGATGGTGGCCGGGGTGATCGTCAACCGCACTCAGCAGGAAATTCCTGATGCCGCCACCATGAAACAGGCGGAGAGTATCTCGGTTAGCGTCGTGCTGGCGGCGGCGCGTAAATTGCTGGCCTGA